A DNA window from Thermosynechococcaceae cyanobacterium Okahandja contains the following coding sequences:
- the katG gene encoding catalase/peroxidase HPI encodes MTSTSTGKCPVLHGAPTTVGETAAWWPKALNLDILSQHDRKTSPMDPSFNYREAVKTLDFAALKRDLHALMTDSQDWWPADWGHYGGLMIRMTWHAAGTYRIADGRGGAGTGNQRFAPLNSWPDNANLDKARRLLWPIKKKYGNKLSWADLIAYAGTIAYESMGLKTFGFAFGREDIWHPEKDTYWGPETEWLAPSNNPHSRYSGDRELANPLAAVTMGLIYVNPEGVDGNPDPLKTAHDVRVTFARMAMNDEETVALTAGGHTVGKCHGNGSAALLGPEPEGEELEAQGLGWLNKTQRGIGRNTMTSGIEGAWTTYPTQWDNGYFRMLLTYDWELKKSPAGAWQWEPINVKEEDKPLDVEDPTRRINPVMTDADMAMKMDPEYRKISERFYRDPDYFADVFARAWFKLTHRDMGPKSRYIGPDVPQEDILWQDPIPAGSTAYDVAAVKAKIAASGLSISEMVCTAWDSARTFRGSDKRGGANGARIRLAPQKDWPGNEPERLAKVLSVLEPIARESGASLADVIVLAGNVGIEQAAQAAGVEVTVPFAPGRGDATAEMTDVESFAVLEPIHDGYRNWLKQDYGATPEELLLDRTQLMGLTAPEMTVLMGGMRVLGTNYGGTKHGVFTDREGVLSNDFFVNLTDMRYTWKPVGKNLYEIRDRQTDQLKWTATRVDLVFGSNSILRAYAEVYAQDDNHEKFVHDFVAAWTKVMNADRFDLA; translated from the coding sequence ATGACTAGCACTTCAACTGGTAAATGTCCTGTTCTGCATGGTGCCCCCACGACCGTGGGTGAGACAGCGGCTTGGTGGCCAAAGGCGCTGAACCTCGATATTTTAAGCCAGCACGATCGCAAGACCAGCCCGATGGATCCTAGTTTCAACTATCGGGAGGCGGTCAAAACCCTTGACTTTGCTGCCCTGAAGCGGGATCTCCATGCCCTGATGACGGATAGCCAAGACTGGTGGCCAGCGGACTGGGGGCACTACGGTGGCCTAATGATCCGGATGACATGGCATGCAGCGGGTACCTATCGGATTGCCGATGGTCGTGGCGGTGCAGGCACGGGCAACCAACGCTTTGCCCCCCTAAACTCTTGGCCCGATAACGCCAACTTAGATAAGGCCCGGCGGTTGCTGTGGCCGATCAAGAAGAAATACGGCAATAAGTTAAGTTGGGCTGATTTAATTGCCTATGCCGGAACCATTGCCTACGAATCCATGGGGCTAAAAACCTTTGGCTTTGCCTTTGGGCGTGAGGATATTTGGCATCCCGAAAAAGATACGTACTGGGGACCGGAGACGGAGTGGTTGGCTCCCTCTAACAACCCCCACAGCCGCTATTCTGGCGATCGCGAACTGGCTAATCCCTTAGCAGCCGTCACCATGGGACTCATTTACGTCAATCCGGAAGGGGTAGATGGCAACCCCGACCCCCTCAAGACCGCCCATGATGTGCGGGTTACGTTTGCCCGCATGGCCATGAACGACGAAGAGACCGTTGCCCTGACGGCTGGCGGCCATACCGTTGGCAAATGTCACGGCAATGGCAGTGCAGCATTGCTTGGCCCTGAGCCAGAAGGGGAAGAGCTTGAAGCCCAAGGGTTGGGATGGCTCAACAAAACCCAGCGGGGCATTGGCCGCAACACAATGACGAGTGGCATTGAGGGGGCATGGACCACCTACCCAACCCAGTGGGACAACGGTTATTTTCGGATGCTGCTTACCTACGACTGGGAACTGAAAAAGAGTCCGGCGGGAGCTTGGCAGTGGGAGCCAATTAACGTCAAAGAAGAAGATAAGCCCCTTGATGTAGAAGACCCAACGCGGCGGATTAATCCTGTCATGACCGATGCCGACATGGCCATGAAAATGGATCCGGAGTATCGCAAAATTTCCGAGCGATTTTACCGCGACCCAGACTATTTTGCCGATGTGTTTGCGCGGGCGTGGTTTAAGCTCACCCACCGCGATATGGGGCCTAAAAGCCGCTACATTGGGCCGGATGTTCCCCAAGAGGATATCCTCTGGCAGGATCCAATTCCGGCGGGTTCAACCGCCTACGATGTGGCCGCGGTGAAGGCCAAAATTGCCGCCAGTGGCCTCAGTATTAGCGAAATGGTGTGTACCGCCTGGGACAGCGCCCGTACCTTCCGTGGTTCTGACAAGCGGGGTGGTGCTAACGGTGCGCGGATTCGCTTGGCACCCCAAAAAGATTGGCCGGGAAATGAGCCAGAGCGTTTAGCCAAGGTTTTGAGCGTCCTTGAGCCGATCGCCCGCGAGAGTGGTGCCAGCCTTGCCGATGTGATTGTCCTTGCCGGGAATGTGGGCATTGAGCAAGCCGCCCAAGCTGCAGGGGTCGAGGTTACCGTGCCCTTTGCCCCCGGGCGCGGCGATGCGACTGCTGAGATGACCGATGTTGAGTCCTTTGCGGTCTTAGAGCCAATCCATGACGGCTACCGCAACTGGCTGAAGCAGGATTATGGGGCAACCCCTGAAGAACTGCTCCTCGATCGCACCCAGTTGATGGGGCTAACGGCTCCGGAAATGACCGTCCTCATGGGCGGGATGCGCGTTCTGGGCACCAACTACGGCGGCACAAAGCACGGCGTGTTTACCGATCGCGAAGGGGTACTCAGTAACGACTTCTTTGTGAATTTGACCGATATGCGTTACACATGGAAGCCCGTCGGTAAAAACCTTTACGAAATTCGCGATCGCCAGACTGATCAACTCAAGTGGACTGCCACCCGCGTGGACTTAGTGTTTGGCTCTAACTCGATCCTGCGTGCCTATGCGGAAGTGTATGCCCAAGACGATAACCATGAAAAGTTCGTCCACGACTTTGTTGCTGCTTGGACAAAGGTGATGAACGCTGACCGATTTGATCTGGCATAG
- a CDS encoding tetratricopeptide repeat protein encodes MEGALPTVYLGVLIVLLGVSAWFVVRQIIKTRRIETSMARLQRKLKQEPGTAQEYFELGSIYLNKKLASQAIPLLQKALKAAENEGETYLAPIYNALGYAYFIQEQYDLAIRHYKEALKNQPAYVTAANNLGHAYEKKNLAQPALEAYQHTLKYDANNGIAQRRVSSLKKRLSGVAAS; translated from the coding sequence ATGGAAGGTGCATTGCCTACCGTCTATTTGGGGGTGCTCATTGTCTTGTTGGGAGTCTCGGCGTGGTTTGTGGTGCGGCAAATTATTAAAACCCGCCGCATTGAAACCAGCATGGCGCGGCTCCAGCGCAAACTCAAGCAAGAACCGGGTACAGCGCAAGAGTACTTTGAGCTAGGGAGCATCTATCTCAATAAAAAGTTAGCGAGCCAAGCCATCCCCCTGCTACAGAAAGCGCTAAAGGCGGCGGAAAACGAAGGGGAAACCTACCTTGCCCCCATTTATAATGCCCTTGGCTATGCCTACTTCATTCAGGAGCAGTACGACTTAGCCATTCGCCACTACAAAGAGGCACTCAAAAATCAGCCTGCCTACGTCACTGCCGCCAATAATCTCGGGCACGCCTACGAAAAGAAAAACCTTGCACAGCCTGCGCTGGAAGCCTACCAGCACACCCTCAAGTACGATGCCAACAATGGGATTGCCCAGCGACGGGTGAGTTCTCTGAAAAAGCGACTGAGCGGTGTTGCAGCCTCCTAA
- the pstS gene encoding phosphate ABC transporter substrate-binding protein PstS — protein MIFKISHRRILPLLSVLALAGTVAACAPGGQGEGPTSTGEVINISGAGATFPAPLYQNWFKTYAQQVNPDVQVSYQSVGSGAGLEQFINGTVDFGASDAPFSGARLEAFRAKYNTDPIQVPMAGGAVVLAYNLPGVDELRISREVLCGIVEGKITRWNDPKIVAANPGKTLPDKEITWAHRSDGSGTTFIFVNHINAACPDWPAGVGTSVDWPTGVGGQGNEGVAAQIQQNEGTIGYVEYAYAKLNNIPRVLLENKSGNFIYPSPEAASKAFEGTEIPEDFGLLVPDPENPDAYPIAGLTWIMVYPEYSDAKKWEALKGVLLWALTDGKTIAEELDYVAMPEDIVARVKTVLEGVKTK, from the coding sequence ATGATTTTTAAAATTTCTCATCGTCGAATTTTACCCCTTCTATCTGTCCTAGCCTTAGCAGGCACCGTTGCTGCTTGTGCTCCCGGCGGCCAAGGGGAAGGCCCCACATCAACCGGAGAAGTGATTAACATCAGTGGCGCGGGGGCAACCTTCCCCGCCCCCTTATACCAAAACTGGTTTAAAACTTACGCCCAGCAAGTTAACCCCGATGTCCAAGTAAGTTATCAGTCGGTGGGTAGTGGTGCCGGTCTTGAGCAGTTCATTAACGGTACGGTTGACTTTGGTGCTTCGGACGCTCCCTTCTCCGGTGCCCGCCTAGAAGCCTTCCGTGCCAAATACAACACCGATCCCATCCAAGTGCCCATGGCGGGCGGTGCCGTTGTCCTTGCCTACAACTTACCGGGAGTTGACGAGTTGCGAATCTCCCGGGAAGTCCTTTGCGGTATCGTCGAGGGTAAAATTACCCGCTGGAACGATCCTAAAATTGTTGCCGCCAACCCGGGCAAAACACTTCCTGATAAAGAAATTACTTGGGCGCACCGCTCCGATGGCAGTGGTACCACTTTCATCTTTGTCAACCACATCAATGCCGCCTGTCCCGATTGGCCAGCCGGTGTGGGTACCTCCGTTGATTGGCCCACAGGGGTTGGCGGTCAAGGGAACGAAGGGGTAGCCGCCCAGATCCAACAAAACGAAGGCACCATTGGCTACGTTGAATACGCCTACGCCAAACTGAACAATATTCCCCGCGTTTTGCTGGAAAATAAGTCTGGCAACTTCATCTATCCCTCTCCTGAAGCAGCCTCCAAAGCCTTTGAAGGTACCGAAATTCCCGAAGACTTTGGCCTGCTGGTACCCGACCCTGAAAATCCGGATGCCTACCCGATTGCGGGCTTGACATGGATTATGGTCTATCCCGAGTACAGCGATGCCAAGAAGTGGGAAGCCCTGAAGGGAGTGCTCCTTTGGGCGCTAACCGATGGCAAGACTATTGCCGAGGAACTGGACTATGTGGCCATGCCGGAAGACATCGTAGCCCGGGTCAAAACCGTTCTTGAGGGTGTCAAAACCAAGTAA